A window of the Roseburia sp. 831b genome harbors these coding sequences:
- a CDS encoding RidA family protein yields the protein MKKVISTPKAPAAIGPYSQAIEVNGMVYTSGIIPVVPETGEIPEGSVEQAKQALTNLSHLLEAAGTNMDNVIKTTVFIKEMNDFGKINEVYQTFFHSDFPARSCVEVARLPKDVLLEIEAIALK from the coding sequence ATGAAAAAAGTAATCAGCACACCAAAGGCACCAGCAGCAATCGGACCATATTCCCAGGCAATCGAAGTAAACGGAATGGTTTATACTTCCGGTATTATTCCGGTTGTACCTGAGACAGGAGAAATCCCGGAGGGTTCCGTGGAACAGGCAAAACAGGCACTTACAAATCTCTCACATTTATTAGAGGCAGCAGGAACCAATATGGACAATGTCATTAAGACAACCGTCTTTATCAAAGAAATGAATGATTTTGGTAAAATTAATGAGGTTTATCAGACATTTTTCCATTCTGATTTCCCGGCAAGAAGCTGTGTAGAAGTTGCAAGACTTCCAAAAGATGTTTTACTTGAGATTGAAGCAATTGCATTAAAATAA
- a CDS encoding CvfB family protein, translating into MKLGEYQELVVIKKVEFGVYLAEHESDETRVLLPAKQVPENTKIGDTLNVFLYKDSKDRLIATTNQPKLTLGGLAVCKVLQVGKIGAFLDWGLEKDLFLPYKEMTMRVEAGDEILVTLYIDKSRRLCASMKKLYDLLQMDSPYKKDDVVTGRVYEFSDNFGTFVAVDDKYSAMISKYEDCSKLRIGDEIEAKVVNVKEDGKLDLTLREKAYIQMDADAEKVMQVIEEFAGVLPFSDKASPEVIKRETGLSKNAFKRAVGRLYKEHRVEISEKAIRKIK; encoded by the coding sequence ATGAAATTAGGAGAATATCAGGAATTAGTGGTAATCAAAAAGGTAGAGTTTGGTGTATATCTTGCCGAACACGAGTCGGATGAGACAAGAGTGCTGCTTCCGGCAAAACAGGTACCGGAGAATACAAAGATTGGTGATACATTAAACGTATTTTTATATAAAGATTCCAAGGACAGACTGATTGCAACCACCAATCAGCCAAAGCTTACACTTGGTGGACTTGCGGTCTGCAAGGTACTCCAGGTTGGAAAAATCGGAGCATTTCTTGACTGGGGATTGGAAAAAGATCTGTTTCTTCCATATAAAGAGATGACAATGCGTGTAGAGGCCGGCGATGAGATTTTAGTGACACTTTACATTGATAAGAGCCGCAGACTCTGCGCAAGCATGAAAAAGTTATATGATTTGTTACAGATGGACTCTCCTTACAAAAAGGATGACGTTGTAACCGGAAGAGTTTATGAATTCAGTGATAATTTCGGAACCTTTGTTGCGGTAGATGACAAATATTCCGCTATGATTTCCAAATATGAAGATTGCAGTAAGCTTCGCATCGGGGATGAGATTGAGGCAAAAGTAGTCAACGTAAAGGAAGATGGAAAGCTTGATCTTACCTTGCGTGAAAAAGCATACATCCAGATGGATGCCGATGCAGAAAAAGTCATGCAGGTTATCGAAGAGTTTGCAGGCGTACTTCCATTTAGTGATAAGGCATCGCCGGAGGTCATCAAGCGAGAGACCGGTCTTAGCAAGAATGCATTTAAGCGTGCAGTTGGAAGACTGTACAAGGAACACCGGGTTGAAATTTCCGAAAAAGCGATTCGGAAAATAAAATAA